The genomic segment TGAGAGACGAGGCCAAGATCCTTGTACACCACCACATTGTCCCCATCACCCACCGCAATACCGGCGGCTTCCTGGCCGCGGTGCTGCAGCGCGTACAGACCGTAGTAGGTGAGCTTGGCGACTTCTTCCCCAGGGGCAAAAACACCGAACACGCCGCACTCCTCGCGCGGGGCGTGTTCTCCGAGATCATCGAAAGCGGATAGGGGCCGGTTTTTCATAGCCACGTGGGTTAATCGTAGTTGCTCATGCCACACCGTGGCGAATATTTAGCCCCACGCGGGGGCGCAGAGCACCACCTCCAGGCCCTCCTCGATGTGAGAATCAGGGCTATATCAGCGGCAACCAGTGGGCTAATTCGCCCGCCCGAGTGCCCGAGACGCTCAGCCGCCCCGCGGCCAGTTCTTCCTCCCATGTGCTGCGCCCGGCGGCGAGACGAAGCCACACCTCAGGGCTCATCTCCACCACATTCGGCGGGGTGCCACGGGTGTGGCGCGGCCCCTCGATACATTGCACCGCCACGAAGGGCGGTACCCGCACCTCCACGCTGTGGCCCGGCGCGAGCTGCTCCACCGTGCGGGCGCTGAGCCGAACCGCCCGGGCGATAGTCGAAC from the Corynebacterium ciconiae DSM 44920 genome contains:
- a CDS encoding sterol carrier family protein → MAKKIDPAEMRAAVRESEDPQAPRSTIARAVRLSARTVEQLAPGHSVEVRVPPFVAVQCIEGPRHTRGTPPNVVEMSPEVWLRLAAGRSTWEEELAAGRLSVSGTRAGELAHWLPLI